CAATAGACGAGCCTGTTGAACCTCTTAAAGaacttttttcaaatgaaacagATGAGTCTCgccgttttttaaaaaacaagaaaatacaatacatgcTTCCATATGACATCTTTTAGAGCTGATAACATTGTGTCGATGCCAGGATTTTGCCCGACTTTTACAATCCAAGGGCAAATATACCACACAATTGGCTCTTTGCTTCCTGCTGCTAATACGCAACCAAAATTTTTGCAAGTTTATTTCATGGGTGATGAGGAAGCACAAGTTGATAGGCGTTCTGAGTACGTACCAGGTGTGGAAAGAAACACAGTTCAAAAGATACAAAAAGTTCTACATGATCACAACGTTTTAGtgcatgaatttaaaatggctAAAGATAGAGTGACTAGCGATAATTACAAGGTCGTGATACACCCAGATCGTGTACCACGTGGTGAACACGAAAGACGATTCAATGCCCCGACCACAAACGAAATAGCTGCCGTAGTAGTTAGTACTGAACAAACTGCGTCTCGGGACATTGTTATTCAGGCGCACGATGGCCGGCTTACTAGAGTTCCGGACACTCATAGATTTTATGATGCTCTCGAGTACCCGATAATTTTTTGGAAAGGACAAGAGGGGTACAGTTTTGATATTCCTCAGACAAACCCAGTTACAAAACAGCCTATACCGAACAAAAAAGTGTCGTGCAAAGACTTTTATGCATATCATATGATGGTACGTcgcaacaattttaatttattgcttcgATGTAGGCTTCTCTTGCTTCAGTTTTTGGTGGACATGTATGTCAAAGTGGAGAGTGAGCGCTTAAGGTTTATTGCTTTAAACCAAACAAAACTGCGAGcagaaaactatatacatttacaagaCGCGGTCAGGAATGATGCGGATTTAGATCCAAACAATTTGGGTCAATTGGTAATACTCCCATCGTCATTTGTAAATAGCCCGAGATATCTTCATGAGTACACGCAGGATGCGTTCACATACGTGCGTAACTACGGGAGGCCTGATCTGTTTATTACAATGACATGTAATCCCGCTTGGCCAGAAATTACTAAAGAGCTCATTCCAGGTCAAAATgcaacagacagacatgacTTAACAGccaggttatttaaaataaaagtacaaaaattgGTTGCTCTACTTacaaaaggtaaaatatttggaGATATGAAGTGTTTCATGTACTCGATCGAGTGGCAAAAAAGAGTTCTGCCTCACGTGCACTTACTGCTGTGGTTGACGGAAAAATTACGCCCCAATCAAATTGATGAAGTCATAAGTGCGGAGATACCAAATCCAGAAAGTCATCGAAAACTCTACGATACTGtaaccaaaaatatgattcacgGTCCCTGTGGTGCACTAAATCCGTCATCACCATGCATGAAAGAAGGAAAATGCACCAAAAAGTATCCAAGGGCGCTTTTGAAAGATACTCAAACTAACGACAAAGGCTATCCTTTGTACAGGCGTAGAACACCAGGAGATGGCGGCCGTACGATAACTCTAAAAACCCGAGGTGGAACATAGGAAGTATTGGTTGACAATAGCTGGATTGTCCCATATTCTCCTCTTCtgtctaaaatttataactgtcaCATAAATGTAGAGTTCTGCAATACGGTACAggcgataaaatatatttgtaaatatataaacaaaggcAGCGACCAGgctatttttaacattcgaCAGCAAGGGAATGTTAATATTGACCCGAGAGATGAGGTGCAAACGTATCGAGCCGGTAGATATGTTAGTAGTAACGAAGCAGCGTGGCGGATCTTGGGTCTGCCTCTGCATGAAAGACACCCAACAGTCACTCACCTTGCGGTTCATCTGCCTAATGGTCAGCGGATTTACTTcactgaaaacaattttagagaGAGAATGGCCGCACCACCTAAGACGACACTAACTGCATTTTTCCTGCTTTGCCAAAATGACGCATTtgcaaaaacattactttatgtTGACGTACCCCGCTACTATACATGGAACGTGTCGTCGAAAGAATGGAAACGTCGTTTACAAGGCACACCTGTCGACGGCTGGCCAGGTGTGAAGGCAGGAGATGCTCTTGGGCGCATTTACACAGTGCATGTTAGTAACTTCGAATGTTACTGTTTGCGAATGCTGCTGAATGTAGTACAGGACCCCACTAGCTTTTTGGATCTAAAAACAGTTGACGGCCAAGAACTTGAAACTTTTCGACAAGCGTGTGAGAAGTTGGGGTTGTTGGAAGATGACAACCACTGGGATGCTACAATAGAAGAGGCAGTGCTGTGTCGCTCTCCTTCGCAAATAAGAGAACTATTTGCAATATTGATATGCACTTGCGGTTTATCCAATCCTCTTCAACTATGGGATAAGTATAAATCTGCATAATCGGAGGATATCTTGCATAGATTTGAAAGGATGGATCAAGTCAACAATGATCTATGTTTCAATGAAGCAGTGAGACATATAGAggacaaaataataacgattTCCGGTAAGAAATTGTCTGACTTCGGTATGCCTACACCAGAGCGTCGAGGAGAGTTGTCGACCGATTTGATCAAAGAGCTAAGCTACGATATTGCTTTATTAGACGCTCAGGTCAGCGAAACTGAACCACGCCTGCTAcccgaacaaaaaaatatttataacaaaatattacaacgaGTTGAGCTTGACAAAGGCGGCCTTTTCTTTCTTGACGCCCCGGGCGGTAcaggtaaaacatttttgcttaATTTGCTTCTAGCAAAAATTCGTAAGGACCGTAAAGTTGCATTAGCGGTGGCTTCCTCTGGGATCGCTGCAACATTGCTGAGCGGTGGACGAACGGCACATtcggtttttaaattacctctTAATCTGGCGAGCGAAGAAACCCCAACGTGCAACATCAGTAAGAGCAGTGCCCGTGGCGCCCTCTTGCAACAATGTATGCTGATCGTGTGGGACGAGTGCACTATGTCACACAAACGCGCCATTGAGGCGCTTGATCGCTGTCTACAAGATATTCACAGCAATCGAAAGTTGATGGGTGGTGTGGTAGTGTTATTGGCAGGGGATTTTAGACAGACTTTACCTGTTATCGAGAGAGGCACTGCAGCAGATGAAATTAACGCATGTCTAAAAGCCTCATATCTGTGGTCTAAAGTTGAAGAGCTTTATCTTACCACTAACATGCGAGTCCAGTTATTCAGCGATGTCGAATCAGGAGCATATGCTCAAAAACTGCTAGAAATTGGTGAAGGCCACCTAAACACCGACCAAGAAGGTATGGTTCTTTTCACACAGCAATTTTGTCATGCTGTGGAGACAGAAAACGAACTTATTGAACAAGTTTTTCCGAATctgcaacaaaatattcttgacGAAAATTGGTTGTGTGAAAGAACCATATTGGCACCAAAAAATGAGATTGttgcgaaaataaataaaaaaatcttggcCGAAATAAACAGCGAAACATCAGTGTATAATTCCATTGACACAGTTATGTCATCCGATGACACTACAAGTTATCCCGTAGAGTTCCTAAACTCTTTAGAGTTGTCCGGGGTGCCATCACACAAGTTGGAATTAAAGGTAGGTGTACCCGTTTTGTTAATGCGTAACCTGGATGCGCCAAGATTATGCAACGGTACTCGGTTGCGAGTTACCGAATTAGGAAGGCATATAGTGAAGGCTACAATTTTAACTGGAGAAGCCAAGGGAGACAATGTTCTTATACCGCGCATCCCAATCATACCCAACAACTTGCCATTCAATTTTAAACGCCTGCAGTTCCCATTAAAAGTCGCATTTTCAATGACGATCAACAAATCGCAGGGTCAAACCTTGAAGGTAGCAGGCCTACATTTGGGCACGCCATGTTTTTCTCACGGTCAGCTCTATGTGGCTTGCTCACGTGTTTCCAAAGCGAAGAATCTGCATGTTTATGCTGAAGGAAAAAGATCGTTAAATGTAGTTTATAGGAGCATACTGCAGTAGCTACCTATAGGCCTATGATTAGGGTTCTGCAGTGCTTAGTTACCGTATTTCTTACTTATTACTAGACTAGACGGGACGAACCTGAAGTCCACGcgaacgaagtcgcgggcaaaagctagtgaatttataataaaatccgatattaGAAGTGGGATCGCTCTTGTGATCAGTTACTGCCGGTCttagtgtatttgtaaatCCTGATCCagctcaaaaaaataatcatccgGAGAACTTGCGTAATGAAGAACGCTCCTCAGTCTTTCATGCAAATGATGTCAACAATGCAGAGCGTGACCGAACGTTTGCTACTAGAAAAGACAAGGGatacgattaaaattactaacaagatcatattaattttatcatcttttgATCCCGGTGATAGTGTGTGTGTTCGGGATTGATTCAAACGCATCTTTACGGCTGTAAATACGTACCAAATCAGTAACTACGACATTCgaattaaagtcttttaaagGAGCGAGCTAGAAAGTGTGCAGACGATTGGTTAGTTGCAACATCTACACAAGAGGCATTACGTGAGACCATAgctaacatttgttattatcctTTGAGCTAACCTCGTGTCCATGATGTATTCTCaagagaaccatgagattctGTAAGGAAGCCTTGTGGTACCGTGACAAGACAAGTATACACCACCGATCTGGAGAGCGTGACCTCTGAGCTAATCACGTGTTACCCTTGAGCTAACCACGGGTCCTTGATGTATCCATAAGAGATCCATGAGACTCCGTAGGGATGCCTTGTGGAGCCGTGAGAAGACAAGTCTACACCACAGATGTGGAGAACGTACCTCTGAACTGATCACGTGTTACTCTTGATCTAACTACAGGTCCTTGCTGTATCCTTAAGAATACCATGAGATGACGTAGGGAGGCCCTGGGAAGACTTGAGTAGACATGTACTCACTGGATCTATAAGAACTtgcatgattttaatatcaaactactGAGACTATTGcttgatttaaaattgaagATGGACATACACTTCACAGTAATATTTGCAACATGTCTGGTTAACACACGGCAGTGCCTCTACAAAACCGATGCTATTATTCAATCGAAAGCATACTTGACTTCAAAATCATGATGAAATACATCTATTGCGAGTACAGCTAGGTTCTGTTCCTTTTGTGCTAACCGCGGTCATACGTTTGAATCGTATTTTCGATGGGAAAAGTTCACgccgaattttaatttaataccaacTGGTAAATgtactcttaaataaaatgcaagatTGCAGTGGTGCGTTATACAAGAATCAATTGCAAATGATATCTCTGGGTGTAGAAAACAAATCGTAAACTATTTGCGTGGATTGAGATCGGACcttactatttaaatgaatagttaaatagttattaatgtagaaataattttctatacttCCAGGTTTTGAAACGACTACTGATATATTAACCGGAGCAGATTTATTACGTGATAAGAATACATGTGGAAAATTTAGTATCCTTGCCGATGTTTTGCACATACGAACAAGTCAATTATGCTTTGACAGTATAGATTACAATTCGACAATCAGTCCGTTTAAATCGAAGTAATGCACCAACACATTCAAAACAGGATGGTCGAGGCGGAGAGAAGATACAAAGCTAGGTTTTTGAGAGGTCGAGCTACGATTAAAAGATTCCAGAAGggagatattgtaataataaaaatataaccctaGAAATCGGATatccctatatttaaaattttgtgaaccaTACAAAATCCAGGAAATATttgagaatgataaatatcttGTAAAGTGATTTTAGACCGTGGATGACTTCGAAATGTAGCTCATGACCAGCTACGAAAAGTCTCACAGCATCTGAGGGACGACACAGAATTACTAAGCAAGCAGTGAGGTGGACTGTTCGCCTACCTAATAGTTATCCGGTGagcgtatttcattttgttcaaattacTTCATTCAAACGCATTCCATAAATCGTAGCTAGTAATGTGATTGTCTAACACTtagtttgagatatattactataaaagatgCATTTGGCGTGCGGATCCGAaccacaacaaaaaaaaaaatattataataaaaaaaaaatgttgtagacgggtggagacgtccTATGACATATGTTATGAATGTTCGTGTGACGCCCCAAAGCCAtaagtagattaaataattggacgtgatattatgatttcgtCTCACGATGAGTCGTAATAAACAACGTCACCCATACGACCacaacaaatttgttaaccataactataacaatataaagttatctagGTTTACTGTGGAAGTACCTAGACTACATAAGTATCTCTCTGTTATCACAGAAAACAATGCAGAGCACGCCTCAGTATAACCGTATCGGCATGACTTCGGATGATGAAGCATCAATTCTTGAACCTGGCCCATCTACTCTACGAAACCTGCAACGGGTACGAGAACATAACGAAAGCTAAGCAAGAGAGAACACATCACCAGGCAGGTGCAGAGCACGCACCGCCTGCCAGAATGGccgtatcggcgcaagcagcttcaatgacggatgcaacttgaaaataactgtcatcaattattataacaacttattggtcgtcgttactattgttaaaagtaaaacgaaatcaaagaggatagaactatgtttgaattctggtataaatatgacgtctggacgcacgacagcgaactgcagagttcagcgagtgcggatcataaagaatgtgattatgaagaaccttcgagaaatacaagaacatttagaagaattgaagtttcattttaaaatatctggaacgtactgaaacaagtgacattagtgacgtcaccgaggctggcgtcctgtctttaaaacaatgaatttgtaataaaatccgatagatataattaaaagaaaaaattctattgaattttaaacaagtaAGAAATACATCTTTATGCATAGAATGTATCATAATCttgagtaataaaattaaatattttctatcgcttttaaataaaatatatatttggtattgtatttaattataattatcaagaATATATTGCatagtttacaaaaataatggatgggtaatatttttaaggagcTCGTAAATTTTTGAGTATTCTAATTCtgtaataaatctataatgaaagaaaaaaaatacatatttattttatctttacgaTGGAAAGCTTCAATATCTAAAACTGATACTGTTATCACAAAAGTATTCAAAACACATGTCTCATTTCGTGTTTTGACCTTTGAAGTCCGCCATTTTctattgataattatataaagatagcACTCCATTTATGTGTCATTAatgtaagataaaataaagggGAAGTCCTGTGCTTTTTTGTTATGTGCGTTTTAGAGGAAATCATTGTTTTATCTGTGATGTATCTCGGAGCAACGTACCCAAATGTTTGTTTGCATGTTAAACTCTTGTTTATCATCAGGCGCTAAATGGTTTTGTTTATgtgagtttattaaaaaataaccagTGTGCatatttccaataaattaatttaattctaaagaCACAACAAACACAATGCACCTATAAATACTGAAAAAGACAACAGTGATGTAAATCAGTCTTTTGAAAGTATTCATTACGGCATTGAGatcaagtatttaatatatatgttatgaaCACTTTTATATACCGGGGCTAGGAACCCTTTATAGTTTGGTGTACACATGTGTTGTATTTGTCATCATACAAGCGCCGCCGGCCTCAGCTCTTagtgtcaaaaaatataatagattataattgtaaagatGTATATGGatagatttcttttttttaatttaaacaaatgagATGCGGAGGGTCTGGACGCTTTGTGATTGGATACAGTTCTCCTCGAGTGCAAAGGTGCAAAAGATGGTGATGAAGATATGATGAATGGAATAGAATCCTGTTGAGGCTTGATCGCATTCTATTAAGTAGAGAAGCAgttctttttcttattttagaaAAGAAGTCATCTGTACCCTCCTCAGCGAACATGGCGGACGCGCTACAGAAGCGTCCAAGTCCCAACAAAACTCTGAATCCATTATTATATGGCACTCTCAGTGCGTCTAGTGCTTTCTTCTTGTAACAGTTGCACAGGGCACacgtataaaatgtttggCAATACGacttaaacaaagttattttcacCTCTTTACTACAACGAGCAAACCTGTGGGCAAGCATATTACATTTGGCTCCAAGTGCCTTTCGTTCACGTTCAATATCTGCATGGTCCCTGAGATCCTCGGAAATGTAATgaccaaaatatttaaatactttaacctGACTTAACTGTTtctcatttagttttaaaaccgGGTTATAGTCGATTACCCTTCCACGGATCCCAAAGACCATGTACTCACTTTTTTTGACATTGTACGTATGGCCATGTTTTAATGCATATTTCTCACACATCTTTAAGAGACACCTAATAGAACCAGCCGTACTACCCAGCAGAACCATATCATCTGCGTAACTAAGGTTATTGACCATAACAAATCGTAAGAAACTAAATCGAAAGCTTTTGAGAGGTCCAAAAAGCAGGCATACACCGGTGTTCCACTGCTCGTGTAATATTTGACATTCTATTTTAGACACAAAACTGCATTTTCTGTTGAGAGTTCAGGTCTAAATCCAAattgtatatagatataaagaactttatttCTCATAAGAATTTAACATTCACTTACAATGAGATACAATGAACATTTCAACATGATATAAAAGGCTTCCTTTATTTACCATAGCTAGGAtatcaaatgatattttagtttGACTTTAAACATCCCTATACTATCACATACTTTTATTTCGTCTGGTAGTTTGTTGAACAGCTGTACTCCCTCAAACAGAATTGTTTTACCATAATTAGttcttacattattaatatgaagtttatatttattccttaaATTCGAAATATGCGATCTCTCACAAATCTATATCTCTGATTGAATGGAACctgatttaatttgtttgattaGGATGCATGTGTACAGCTgtgatatattcaatatttttgtttcattataaatttgtgtCGTTGGAGTCAAATAGggttatttataaagagttTTGATAAccttctttgtattttttgtaaagtatttaaatttgaaatgttagCGGATCCCTAGAaaagttatgaattttaaCTACTTGCtgtctattttttaaatatgacttaAACATCGCTAAGGCAGTTCCTGTCATGCCAATGTTACATAATTtggataaaaatttttgatgaCTTATTGTGTCAAAGGCCTTTTTTAAGTCAATAAAGATACTTAATGTAATGTTCTTTTTATcaatgttagttttaattttagtaattaagTCTACAACAGCTGAGAGAGTACTCGACTTTGGACGGAACCCATATTGTCGTTTACTTAGGAACTGTTTTTCAGTTAAGTACCCCTGCAaacgattatataaaatacgctCAAATATTTTCGACATAATTGGCAAAACAGATATTGGTCTATAATTACTTGGATTGGGTCGGCTACCAGATTTAAATATAGGACTGACCTTTGCGATCTTAAGTGAATCGGGATAAATTCCTTGTGCAagacatacatttatacaagTTGTAAGTCTTACAAGTATAACACCTTTAAGACATTTAATCGCTTTTTTGCTAATTCCATCCAAACCCGTGCTTGTATTACAGTCtagtttatcaataattttagagACTTCGTCTGAACTGCAACGTGTGAGGTTTGTTAATGTAATGTTATCTGTGTAACCATCTTCAGACATGAAAATGTTCTGTGTACTTTCATGGTATGGCTTCGGTATTTTAGAAGCTAGCTCGGTGCCAATTGacgaaaaaaagtattaaagagATCACATATTTCGTTACCGTCGGAAACCATTCCTGAATCTGACATCAGTTTGGGAGGAGCAAAACCATCCTTAATCTTATTCAAAGCTAAACCATTCATCACTTCCCACATTTTGTTAGGTTGTTAGTAACcttattaaatagattattataatatttgcttttatgcattttaatgaatttcgCTACTCTGTCTCGTTCCGTGTCAAATTGTTTACGTCTGATTTCATTCCCAGGTAAGGCTTTAATTTGCTTCCATAGGCTATTGCGCTCATTTAtacaatcaataatatttttattcatccaGTCCTTTCGAGGTgggttaagtatttttattttattgattttatttttcattatgtatttcgatataaatttttctaaattatgttagtttataaatagttttgttttactgtgcttgttagtttttttttattggttgtATTAGCAATAATAGTGGGTATAcctttaatatactttataataagatgTTTCTCGCCATTAGCAGTTCGTTTTTGCAATTCGTCTCTCAACTATTGCATACATAGTTTTTGTATAAGTGTCTGAtcaggatatatttttatgccaTCCGGTAATTTGCGCTTGTTGGAGACAAGGTATTTTAGGATGTccgtattattaaaattacttttataggtCGCGACTTATTAGGAATTTATTTTCCCAGGCGCATTGTTTTGATTGGTTTAGGACACTTATCCTAAAGTGGTGATATTAGATCAATTATTTTAGTCACATCATGTTGACGCCTATTTTatagttgttataatttttttaactttacaatTTTAACATAGAAATACCTACtactatgttattttttttcgtgttCGAAACGATCTTTGAGTTCGAGGATTAGGTTTTCATTCACGAGCAGAAGCGAGTTTGGTGTTAAGGAACATGTACACTTTTGATTATTGATTATACTCGTAGTTATTTGATCTTCCAAAGCTTTAACCTTATTTTGAGTTCCagtataacttaattaaattttttctatttccaaatttatttgattaaattgttGTATAAGGCTTTCGTTACTAGATtggataatttttatgtaattttttatcgtGTGTATTTCTTCTTTTATCATAATCAAGTTTTCGTTTTGAGTTTTTCCGAATTTTTCTAACCATGACATAATGTTcctatgaaaattttgttggTCTTTTTGGTAAACAaatatctcaatgcgttcttTGCATTTTCTtgagtttatattaatgaatgcaTCCTTGTGATCATATGTAGATAAATTGGGTACTGACCCGCTCGCGCTTTCGCTACCGCTTATCAATATGGTACTCGGTGGCGTTCGCTGTAGGGTCatcgtgtatttttttttaatacgaacaaccaaataaaaaatagcagCGGTACTCTTTGCTCGAGGAGGTGAGGGGCGCTGCGCTGACACCGATACACCTTAACTTTTCTTCAGTATAAACACAATGATATATTAGTAccaatagtattttatacgaaaacactgtttaaatctttgataACTAGAAACACTTCTGGCTGGAGaacttttcaattattttaaaatattgtaaagaatTTGTAACACAACTTCTTTCAACGAACTCCAAACTCCAAATATCAAAtccatattcaaatatttattcaagttTTGGTCTATCAGACCGTGCAATGCCTTAGCAAGTACCGTGGCTAGTGATATGGGCCTATAATTAGACTGATCAGAAACATctccagttttatttttaaccagaGGGATCACCACCACCATATCGGCTGGAAGGTAAGAATGTTTTAAGCAGTAGGAGTAAAACATCGCCAATACTCTATGTAGAAAATCCCCTGAATTGTCGTCGCTACCTGAGCCGCAGAAAAACTCAAAGCTGTGGCCGTAATGGCCTCAGCGTCATTCATTGGTGACGCAGGGCCCAAGGGAGAAGTTACTTGAAATTGACATCTGAACATAGTGGCAATACCTCCTGGCTCACTGTAACCCCCTGAGACGACCTGTGTGAGGCAATAATGTCCATTCTAACTTGGTCTTCATGTTTTTGAcaccattttaatttacttttaaatatctttccaCCCTCACGCATGTCGTCCCAAGTCCGGCCATGCCTTGGTTTGTTTATAAGCAACCAAACATGGAACTTACTATGTGCATTCTCATATTCCTCACGTACATGTTTATTCCAGCCGATTAcgcttttgtttttattttttattattatttaaagggCCCTAATATGTAAGTTCAGCTGTTCCGCTAAGAGAAGCAACGATTTGAGAGTACAAATCATCCAATAGATGCTTATGATCGCCATCACGACACATTCCGCCTGCACAAGTTTTAAAGGAGTATGTAAAATCGCCTTTTTCGAACTGCTCGCTGCATATGTCGTGATATCGCTCAATCTGTgccacaatattttattacatatatatatatatatacaaaatgaattatcttaaaaattatctacaaAATATCCAAACCGTTCTTATTGAAAAGAGTGtcgtcagcataactgacgtcaccgaTGTCTTTATTCTTGAATGTCGTCAGGATCTCAGTCTCTTGAAGTTAACCCCATAGACTGTTGGACGAATCCCTAACTTCGAAGAGATTCGTACCCTGCAATGGCTCTAGCGAGACTCCCCGTAATCTATACTCTCGCCTTTATTTAAACCAACGCAGGGTAACTTATTTAAACCAACTACCTCCAATcattagttattcaaataataagaatgggGCCGATTCGACCATTCTGACGGTTGGTGCGCGCTTTGCACCATCCTACATtactaactaaaaaaaaaatttgtcttcctttttttttttttttcaaaattttgcttGTAGCCGAACTATTTTAGTACGTGACGTACTTGGTGAAGATTCTCTGGTCACCTGAGAAGAGAAAGACTGATAGTTCGATCGAATGTTACATAGGTATCAGCAATAAACGATTTATGCTTTTTGCTAAGTGTTtgtgataaatttatgttttcgcTTTGAAAAGATGATTTTTAACGATAAgacgatattttaattgaagatAGACTTATAGCTATGTTACTGGATCTTGTAGATTCCTACAAATCGAATGACTACAAGTCTGCTAATGAATTCCCAAGGCATCCCTACGATAAATCATGGTTCTCTTAAGGATACAACAAGGGCCTATTGCTAGCTCAAGGGTAGTACGTGATTAGCTCAGGGGTAACACTCACCAGATTTGTGGTTTATATGTGGTTGATTTGTGGTTTATACGTGTCTTCTCACGGTT
The genomic region above belongs to Danaus plexippus chromosome 4, MEX_DaPlex, whole genome shotgun sequence and contains:
- the LOC133319582 gene encoding uncharacterized protein LOC133319582; this encodes MKVARLNETFPQAELRRLKQAEREAAQRAAETPEQSQDRRRQHAEYLASQRAAETPEQSQARRQQNAEYLASQRASETPEQSQDRRRQHAEYLASQRAAETPEQSQARRQQNAEYLASQRASETPEQSQARRLQQATYIGSQRATETVEAAEARRRAVAERAQQRRLIFTRNAWGVFDKAAFEYDETFDYESHKLIKIEAMNKECRFCGALKWKEEAAGFCPTFTIQGQIYHTIGSLLPAANTQPKFLQVYFMGDEEAQVDRRSEYVPGVERNTVQKIQKVLHDHNVLVHEFKMAKDRVTSDNYKVVIHPDRVPRGEHERRFNAPTTNEIAAVVVSTEQTASRDIVIQAHDGRLTRVPDTHRFYDALEYPIIFWKGQEGYSFDIPQTNPVTKQPIPNKKVSCKDFYAYHMMVRRNNFNLLLRCRLLLLQFLVDMYVKVESERLRFIALNQTKLRAENYIHLQDAVRNDADLDPNNLGQLVILPSSFVNSPRYLHEYTQDAFTYVRNYGRPDLFITMTCNPAWPEITKELIPGQNATDRHDLTARLFKIKVQKLVALLTKGKIFGDMKCFMYSIEWQKRVLPHVHLLLWLTEKLRPNQIDEVISAEIPNPESHRKLYDTVTKNMIHGPCGALNPSSPCMKEGKCTKKYPRALLKDTQTNDKGYPLYRRRTPGDGGRSDQAIFNIRQQGNVNIDPRDEVQTYRAGRYVSSNEAAWRILGLPLHERHPTVTHLAVHLPNGQRIYFTENNFRERMAAPPKTTLTAFFLLCQNDAFAKTLLYVDVPRYYTWNVSSKEWKRRLQGTPVDGWPGVKAGDALGRIYTVHVSNFECYCLRMLLNVVQDPTSFLDLKTVDGQELETFRQACEKLGLLEDDNHWDATIEEAVLCRSPSQIRELFAILICTCGLSNPLQLWDKYKSA
- the LOC133319584 gene encoding ATP-dependent DNA helicase pif1-like, whose protein sequence is MDQVNNDLCFNEAVRHIEDKIITISGKKLSDFGMPTPERRGELSTDLIKELSYDIALLDAQVSETEPRLLPEQKNIYNKILQRVELDKGGLFFLDAPGGTGKTFLLNLLLAKIRKDRKVALAVASSGIAATLLSGGRTAHSVFKLPLNLASEETPTCNISKSSARGALLQQCMLIVWDECTMSHKRAIEALDRCLQDIHSNRKLMGGVVVLLAGDFRQTLPVIERGTAADEINACLKASYLWSKVEELYLTTNMRVQLFSDVESGAYAQKLLEIGEGHLNTDQEGMVLFTQQFCHAVETENELIEQVFPNLQQNILDENWLCERTILAPKNEIVAKINKKILAEINSETSVYNSIDTVMSSDDTTSYPVEFLNSLELSGVPSHKLELKVGVPVLLMRNLDAPRLCNGTRLRVTELGRHIVKATILTGEAKGDNVLIPRIPIIPNNLPFNFKRLQFPLKVAFSMTINKSQGQTLKVAGLHLGTPCFSHGQLYVACSRVSKAKNLHVYAEGKRSLNVVYRSILQ